From the Drosophila simulans strain w501 chromosome 2L, Prin_Dsim_3.1, whole genome shotgun sequence genome, the window AAAAAAAGAGTGGAATGATATATGAAAAAACATGCAAAACATGTAATGCTATAGTTATGCATTAGTTTTATATCAATTAATATCTATTGCTGTGACCGTAACTGTACgtgcactttgcatttttgttgagGCGAGAGAGCgagtttgttgttttgttctGCTCTCACTGCTTTTGTTGCCTTCATGGGGGCGAAattcttgtttatttacatttatttacattccaAATGCGCGCAGTTTAGGCAAACAGAAAGAGTTGCTGCCAGGGAGAGGGGAGCTGCCCGCATTAGCCAAAGTAAACAGTTtggaaaacaatgcaattCAAAGAAGCCGGCAATGCAGTTGCCAGTTAATTATTTGCACAGTGTAccccaaaagtatgcagaAGGCAATGATTTCCCTCCACCGAGAGATaaccaaaacaaaccgaaTAACCGGAACCGGCGTGGGACACAAATACATAAGTAAACAGAGGCACGAGTCAAAAACAGTCGTGGTTCCCCCATTTCGAAGTGGAGTTATTCCAGAACATGTTCGTTCATGATTTTTGCGAGAAAAAGGAATTGTTTCCACTATTACAAATTTGGCCATTCTATTTTTCTGGATTTCTGATGTCAACCCAAATAAACAGAATATGAAATCGAATGACtagtttatttataaagaCATGGTTTTGAGtattgaaaagaaataatttaaaatattctgtTACAATTCTAACAATTTGTGGATTAAGAAGCACGCGTTCACTAACTTACGACTTGTATTTGTAATTGCAAACAATGCAGTTCTCCCACGAACTGTGTCCACAATCCACAAAATGACGTCGGCGTGTTGCACTTGTTCCATCGTTTTTATCATCCACATGCTTGTGGATGTTTTCGTTGGCGGCTGATAACGAGCAGCTGATAACCACACGATAAACCGCAGCTGCGAGGGGCGTTTCGAAAACCAGAAAACAGATAACCAACTGTTGCATGCCCCACATTTTTGGGGTTACACATCAAAGTGAACCGCAAGACAATGGATGCCACTTCTTTGGTAGTTTCTATGTAAACAGGTATGGAatgcatgcatatatgtatttggTCATTCAACATTTATCTTGGTCTCCATGGAAGTGATTTACaagagaaagaaataaaattgatttgcttACGATGTATCGGTAATAAAACCttgcaaaatttaaattcttgcTCTAATTCTAAAAGATTAACCTCATAAAAATATCTTGGCACTCATAAAAATGACTATTTtattaatgaataaatttgaataaacttGTTTTTATAATTGAGTGCACTTACCTTAGTGGTTCTGTCAGCATATCTATATTCTCGCAGCTTTCCATCTCCAGTCGCTGGTATTGCAATTGCCTGGCACTCGAAGTGCTCGATCTGCCCCCTGATCCTCCCGAAATTGCAGCCGTGTTGGATGAATGGCGACGGTACTCGGCGAAACTCTCGCTTTTGCGGAGACCCGGAATTTTTCCGGAACTGTTGCGCCAGTACTTGATCATCCGGTGTAGTGGCTTGGGCGAACTGGTTGCCGAACTCGAGGCCAGCGATATTTCACAGCCTCCCACTAAAATCGGATGACCATGATCCACCAATGTCCTGTAGGAACTCATTTCTATCGCTTAAATCTACTAAATTTTGAAAGAATACACTTGATAATATGTACTAACACTTAGTTATTTATTCACCACCaactttttattgctttattcTATTAATTGCcagtaatttgtttattataatgAATTTAGtaagttaattgaaatatatatttttttattactttccaTATAGATTGcagaatatattatattttaaatgtatattgttTACTGTGAATTGGCACTCTTATCATTTCTATTCCGGGCATACACTTAGATTTATTATATCCACTTATTACACATTGTGACTATagtatatatctattatatatatatattttttttttgcataatttagaATTCGTTCGTTGCATAAATCGCGTTTCGTTGGGCTTTCGATGTGATGTCGCGTCGCGCCGCCTTCGATTCTCCGACTGACCGCAACAAAGAATCGAAGCAGAGCCCCAAGAACCGACTTTTTAGAACCGAGCTCCATTATCTGGAGCGTTCTCCCTCGCTTGTTTttgctctccctctctttccatttccattgtttttATAACTTCGCACGTTTTGTTgtgaagtgttttttttttctgcatttacttatatttcttgcaatttcattattttaaacataccGGGTATTTCTGATCTTAATTgggaatatatgtatttagaGCGATCATGCAATGGTTCGAAATGCTCTAGGATGtactataaataataaatattgtcaCCTGTTTAGggttaatatgttttatttgataAGAATTCAAAAGCCTTAACTAAGAAAATGTTTAggtttttatgtttaatttagaAACCACCAAAGAAATGAATATTGTTccttttataaatttacaaggTATATTCCATTCTTAAGCGCCAGTTAAACGTTTTTACTAGTTTTGCATTGTATTTCAGTTTTACGTTGCTGGCGATAAATGACCGAGCTGGGATTCCGCTAAGTCAGctcgttttcattttattgctgCCGATATACAAATTAAGTGTAATCCGTACATATAGAGAcgtctttatttattttcatttaccaTTTCCAGCTATCGGTTATCTCAGGGTTTTCAGCACCGCCCCCTTTAACACGCCCCATGAATAGAAACCATTGTCTAGTTCAATGCTCCAATCAATCACCATTTAGAGtttggttaattaattaaacaatccATCAAGATTTTTTCTTATCAGATTCTTACACCTTCGTTTGACATTTTCATGTGCTGGGAAATTGATTTGCGCATAATAAGCGTAGATTTTACTCagatttttcccatttctatGCCACAAAGTAGTGTGGGGACAactggaaaatataaatgtcTCATCGATGCATCAATGAGTCAAGCTGGGTTTACGATTCTGCGGGTCACCACCAAGAACTTTAATGGCTCTCGAAAAGAGGGTGATAAGGAAACAGACTTAAGGGCGTCGCAATATGCACAAAAAACGGACGGAGAATAAGTGCATTACAGTGGATGGGGGGATGGAGACAGTGGCGTCGAAAAGCGGTTCCACAACTGCTAAATGCCGCTGCAATCGAGTTATCAGGTAATCGAATATCCAGCAAATCAGATAAATGGAACATGCAAAACAAATCGCTCGATAAGAGAGctggaaatatgaaaattataaaaaagaaatcaagtcGTTGTAGCTTCAAGATACTCTTTTTTGAAAAAAGCAAGCATTcacaaaataaaatggtatttctattatttttcataataCTTGTTATcggtttttatatatttgatatattttaaattttaaagtttaattttccCCTAATCGCGATCTCCTAATTACAGAGTATCAAAACCGATTTAAAGTGAAATCGAAAacccaaatcgaaatcgaattcGCAGTTGCTACTGTAACGGTTTCTGCCACGGGAAAGTCGAGTAAGATTTATCATGACATTTCCTTGATGACGATACTCAATTGCAACCTCCCCCCGACATCAACCACCCAGCACCACCCCCAACCCCCCTGACCGCTCGAGCATCGTGTGTGCGTTGTCAAAATTACATTAAAGCGGAAATCGCATGCTCCGCTTCAGTGCCAATCGAAAGAAGACAGCAAACTGACCGCAGAGTAGAAAAAAACTCAAACTGCACTGCCCGCAGTCTCGGATaactgcactggaaaaaactcTTGGTTTTTCTGTGTGTTCTTAAAATTCTGCTCAAGTAAAAACTATTTTGTGAAAActttatactatatataatgtatagctctttttataaatatttctttacaGTCGTATAGCTTAGGATCAGGAATAAGCTTAATATTTCTTTGttaaactttatatttatttattaaaaatgtttttttcctGTCTATAGGAAGGGGTAAGAAGGGGGCTGTGGGTGCCGGCACGCAACACCCGCGACACTCGACGACATAAATCAGGCTCAAAGAAAAACCTAGTGAAAGAGTTGGGGGCGACTGTAAGGCGAGACACTTGCATTTTGGTTCGTCGTTTTTTGAGGGGTTTGAGGCAAACATGTCCAAGCTGTCGCTTGTATGCCCCTCTTTATCCCCCCAAATTCACCACAAACATATGCAGCACCCCCTTTGACTTCACCAATACGCGAAAATGTGCGTAACGTAACACAGGCAGCCGCGAAGCACGCAAACTTGCAtctacacagaaaaaaaatgtacatattctatttcaatttaacgatTGTTGTTAAAAATTGTCTTCAAAAACtaatgaaatttattcaaaCGGGCCATAAAAGTGAATTACTGAATTGAATCATTAAAGATACTTTAAGATTATGTGTCAGACTTCAGGATGATAAGAATTTAACTTTGTACGCcttaattgattttccattatgaacttttctttaataaactttaaaaataaaaaaaattattataattgattattttatCAGTGCACGTTTGAGCTGGATCTGACGTTAGAGTTGGAGAAGGAGTCTCGGACTGAGTTGAAGACTGAGACTGGCGAACATATTTCATTCCACGGACATGAGACACGAGACCGCGACTTTAATTGACATGTGTTCATTAGAAGAACAAGAGGAATCGGGTTCATGAATTAAAACGCAGAGAGTTCGGAAGTATGTATTGGGGCTAATGGGGAGCTGTGAAAAGTGTGCTCTATTTGAAGTCattacaaaattataattatatttaagcaGCTTAAAACAATCAATGACTATAGAGCAGTCGAACTGTAGTATGCAGTGTTGTAAAGTACATACACCATGAAAAATCGGCGTTCTTAATTAAGTTACTACTATCAGTCTATTTCCTTACGGTCTGCTAATATCCGTTCAGTCTGAAGCCGCTcttaaaatgaaatacttGTGTAAGCGGTCAACGAAGTCATACCTTATTCTGCAACAATTCAGTATAATTCTCTTAGATCTTCTTTTGTTGGTCACCTCAGTAGAGAGCGGATTTTGGGAGGACTTTTATCGAATTCTGGCatcggaaaatgcaaaaaagaaCCTCATTTATTCGCCAATATCTGCTGAGATTATTATGAGCATGGTTTACATGGCAGCAGGTGGAAAAACGTTCGAAGAGCTTAGAAACGTTTTGAAATTTCCTGAGAACAAAACACTTGTGGCAAACAACTATCGCAGCCTTTTAAACGACCTTAAGCGCCGCGAAAAGGCTATTATCCTGCATCTGGCCATTCGGATATATGTGAACAAGAAATATTGCCTTGTACCGGAGTTTAATGAGGTGGCACGAAAGGCCTTCAAGGCCAAAGCCAAGTCGATTCGCCTAGACGATCCAGTCAGCGCATCTGCGATAGTCAATAGCTGGATATTAAATCGAACGCGTGGCATCATCCGGAAAATAGTTTCACCTAAGGATTTAGATCCGGATACAAGTGCATTCCTGGTGAATGCAATCTACTTCAAGGGCCAGTGGCTGTATAAGTTTCAGGCCGACCAAACTCATGTAGCCGACTTCCATGTATCAGCTAACGAAATTATTCCGGTGAAGATGATGACTTTGTCTGCATCCCTACTATCAGCAGACATCGATGACATTGATGCAAAGGTTATCGAGTTACCCTACTGGAACTCAACTCTTTCCATGCGCATCATTCTGCCCAACAGTGTTGATGGTCTAAGGAAACTGGAAGAGAAAGTTGGGTTTATCGACTATGAACTGGAAAAAAAATCCGTAAATGTTAAGTTGCCCAAGTTCAAAATCGAATGTAGTGCACAGCTAAAGGggatttttgaaaatgttagtatatatgtatatatatagttagtATACATTATTTATACCTTTCCTCAGTTAGGCATTCGAGATGTATTTAAGCCATCAGCTGACTTGAATGGGCTAGTGCTAGAATCTGGTGCTAAGATCgaaaaaattgtgcaaaagGCCTTCCTGAAGATCGATGAAAAGGGTGGCGAAGCTTCTGCGGCAACAGGTTAG encodes:
- the LOC6731366 gene encoding serine protease inhibitor 42Dd; amino-acid sequence: MKYLYLLLLVTSVESGFWEDFYRILASENAKKNLIYSPISAEIIMSMVYMAAGGKTFEELRNVLKFPENKTLVANNYRSLLNDLKRREKAIILHLAIRIYVNKKYCLVPEFNEVARKAFKAKAKSIRLDDPVSASAIVNSWILNRTRGIIRKIVSPKDLDPDTSAFLVNAIYFKGQWLYKFQADQTHVADFHVSANEIIPVKMMTLSASLLSADIDDIDAKVIELPYWNSTLSMRIILPNSVDGLRKLEEKVGFIDYELEKKSVNVKLPKFKIECSAQLKGIFENLGIRDVFKPSADLNGLVLESGAKIEKIVQKAFLKIDEKGGEASAATGILTRRKKSIDNLRLPPMEFIVDHPFYYVIHDNKVIYFQGHIVQPQW